The Mycolicibacterium aurum genome segment CGCCACCGCCGAAGTGACGCTGCGTCCGGAGTACCTCCCCGGCGGCGGGGTCGAACAGGATGCCGAGGCGCTCTACGAGTCCGTCGTCACCGCAGGCAGGCGTGCGCTGGAGCTTGCCGGTGTACCGGTCGTCGCGGTGGCACTGGCCAACCAGGGCGAGACGGTGCTCGCGTGGGACCGCGACAGCGGCAGGCCGCTCACCCCGGCGATCGTCTGGCAGGATCGCCGCGCCGAATCACTCTGTGCCGCAATGTCTGACCGAGCCGACGAGATCGCGCGGCGTACCGGACTGATGCTCGATCCGTACTTCTCGGCGCCGAAGATGGCGTGGATCCGCGCCCACCTGACCCGTGACGGCGTGGTGACCACAACCGATACCTGGCTCGTGCACCGCCTGTGCGGCGCTTTCGTCACCGACGCATCGACCGCGAGCCGCTCGCTGCTGATGGCACTGGACGAGGTGCGCTGGGACGACGACCTGCTCGCGCTGTTCGGTCTGGCGGGCGAGGCGCTGCCGGAGATCGTCGGCAGCGACCAGATCGTGGGCAGCACGGACGTCTTCGGCTCGACGCTGCCGGTGACCGGGCTGATCGTGGACCAACAGGCCGCCCTGCTCGCCGAAAGCTGCCTGGACGCGGGCTCCGCGAAATGCACGTACGGCACCGGCGCGTTTCTGCTGGCGCAAGTCGGTTCCGAGCCAGTGCGTTCGACGTCGGGGCTCACCACGTCGGTGGCCTGGCGGCTGCGCGACGAGACGTCCTACTGCATCGACGGCCAGGTGTATACGGCCGCATCGGCCATCCGATGGGCCGTCGACCTCGGACTGGTACCCTCGGCCGACCAGATCGACTCTGCAGCAGCAGATTCCAGCGACGGCGTACTGTGCGTCCCTGCACTGGCGGGTCTGGCCGCACCCTGGTGGGATGCTGCGGCCACCGCGTCCTTTGCCGGGATGACGTTGTCGAGTAATCGCGGCAACTTGGTGCGGGCCCTGATCGAGGGGATCGCCGCACAGGTGACGGCGCTCATCGACCTGGTGGCCGACGACCTGGGGCGGCCGTTGACCCGGCTTCGCGTGGACGGTGGGCTGACGCGCTCGACGGTGCTGATGCAGGCGCAAGCCGATCTGGCGCGGATACCCGTCGACGTGTATCCGTCGCCGCACGCGACCGCGCTCGGCGCCGCCGCGTGCGCGCACCTCGCGGTCGAACCGGACATCTCGGTGGCGGACGCGGTGGGCACCTGGTCGCCGCAGCACACCTTCGAACCCCGGTGGTCAGACGAGCGTGCCGCTGACTACCTGGACCGCTGGCGCCGTGCCGCCGAAGCCACTCTCGCTCAGGAGGCTGCGCAATGATCTCCGATGTCGTCGTGATCGGTGCGGGCATCGTCGGCTCCGCGATCGCGAGGGCGCTGGCCGCCACCCGGCTGTCGGTCACGCTCGTCGAGGGCCGTGGCGATGTCGGCGACGGCACCAGCAAGGCCAATACCGCGTTGCTGCACACCGGCTTCGACGCCACACCGGGAACACTGGAGTCACGGCTGGTCGCTCGCGGCTACCACTTACTGGGCGACTACGCGGAGCAGACCGGCATCCCCGTCGAACGCACCGGGGCGATGCTGGTCGCGTGGACCGAGGAAGAATCCGACGTCCTACCGCGGCTCGTAGCCAAGGCTGAAGGCAACGGCTACCTCGACTGCGGCATCGTCCAGTCCGACGAGGTGTACCGGCGGGTCCCCGACCTCGGACCAGGTGCTCTGGCCGGGCTGACGGTGCCGGGCGAGTCGATCATCTGCACCTGGACCACGAACCTGGCACTGGCCACCGACGCCGTCGCGCGCGGAGCCCGGCTGCTGCGCGGCGCACGGGTGACCGAGGTGGTGGCCGGCCCCGAGTACACGACGTTGCGCACCACCGGTGGCGATGTGCGTGGGCGCTGGATCATCAACGCCGCCGGGCTGGGCGCCGACCTGCTCGACGCCGAATTCGGGTATCACCGCTTCACCGTGGTCCCACGTCGGGGCGAGCTGCTGGTGTTCGACAAGCTGACCCGGCCGTTGGTGCCGCTGATCGTGCTGGCGGTACCGTCCTCGCGCGGCAAGGGCGTGCTGGTGAGCCCGACGATCTACGGCAACGTGATGGTCGGCCCGACGTCGGAGAACCTCCAAGACCGCACTGCGACAGGAACTTCCGAGCAGGGATTCGAGTTCCTGGTGTCCAAGGGACGCGCGTTGATGCCCACGCTGTTCGACGATGAGATCACCGCGAGCTACGCGGGCCTGCGTGCCTCCACCGATCATGACGACTACCTCATCGACCTCGATGCCGAGCAGAGATACGTGCTGGTCGGCGGGATCCGCTCCACCGGGCTCACGTCCGGGATGGCGATCGCGGAGTATGTCGCCGGCCTGCTCGCCGACGCGGGCGTGGATGTCACCGAACGCGACGATCTGCCTCCGCCGCCGCGGATGCCCAACATCGGAGAGGCGGGCCTGCGCCCCTACCAGGACGCCGAACGCGTGGCGGCCGACCCGGAGTACGGCCGCATCGTGTGCTTCTGTGAACGGGTCAGCGCGGGCGAGATCCGCGACGCGTTCCAGTCCCCCATTCCGCCGGCCGATCTGGACGGGCTGCGCCGGCGGACCCGGGTGATGAACGGCCGCTGCCAGGGGTTCTACTGCGGGGCGCACACGCAGACGCTGCTGCAGAGCGGGGCCGCGCGATGAGCCATGTCGCAGTCGCCGTGATCGGCGGTGGCCCATCCGGACTCACCGCCGCCGCCACGCTGGCGCCGCTCGTCGACGGCGAGGTCCTCGTCCTGGAACGGGAAGCCCATACCGGCGGGATCCCCCGCCACAGCGACCATCTGGGCTACGGCATCCGCGATCTGCACCGGTTCGTCTCCGGGCCGGCGTATGCCCGCAGACTCACCACGATGGCCGCCGACGCCGGCGCGGTGCTCGAGACCGAGGCGATGGTCACCGGATGGGCCGGAGAACGCACGATGCAGGTCACCTCACCCCGAGGCGTCCGCACGGTCAGCGCCGACGCGGTGATCCTGGCGACGGGAGCGCGCGAGAGACCCCGCCCGGCGCGGATGGTGCCGGGCGACCGCCCCGACGGCGTGTACACGACCGGCCAGCTGCAGAACCTGGTGCACGTCCATCACACGAAGGTCGGGACGAAAGCGGTGGTCGTCGGCGCAGAACTGGTCAGCTGGTCAGCGGTGCTGACCCTGCGTGAAGCCGGTTGCGCCACAGTGGCAATGGTCAGCGGTTACCGCCGCGCGGAGGCCTATGCGGCGTTTCGCTCCGCCGGCCGTGTGCTGATGGACGGTCCGGTACTGACCGGCTGTCGGCTGGTAGCCGTCCACGGCAAGCATCGGGTGCGATCGGTCACCGTGGAATCGCTGACCACCGGTGAGCGTCGCGACATCGACTGTGACACGGTCATTTTCACCGGAGACTGGATCCCCGATCACGAGCTTGCGCGTACCGGCGGGTTGCAGATGGACGCCGCCACCCGGGGCCCTGTCGTCGATACCGCGCTACGAACCAGCCGCCCCGGGGTCTTCGCGGTGGGCAATCTTCTGCACCCGGTGGACACCGCCGACGGTGCCGCGCTCGACGGGCGGCACGTCGCCACAGCGGTGCAGACGTGGCTGGGCCGCAGCGGCGAGCTCGCTGCAACGGCTGCCGAGACCCGGATCGTCGTCGAGAAGCCGTTCCGGTGGGTGGCGCCGCAGCGGATCGCGGCCGGAGCGGGCATACCCGCCCGTGGGGACCTCCTGCTGTGGACCGACGAGTACCGCCGCTTGCCGAAACTGCGCGCCGTGCAGGACGGCCGGGTGCTGGCCACCAAGCGCACGCCGTGGCCCGCGGCGCCGGGACGGATCTACCGCGCGCCGTGGACGCTGGTCGCCGACGCGGACCCGAAGGGCGGCGCGGTCACGGTGTCGCTGGCTTAGGCCGCTCGATCGTGCCATGTCATCCGCAACACGCCGCGGCACGCGGATGAATCGGCACGCTCACCAGCCACCGCGGGCCCGCACAGCGGTATCGACCCGGTCGACGATCATGTCGGAGCGGCGTCTGAGCAGGTCGGCACCCACCCGGATGATCACCCATCCCGCCGCCTCCAGAAGGACCGCGCGTTCGATGTCCCACGCCCGCTGCCGTCCGTCGGTCCAGTGCTGCGCACCGTCGTATTCGACGGCCACCTTCCACCGCGGCCATCCCATGTCCAGGCGCGCAAAGACGCGGCCCCACCGGTCGCGCACCGCGATCTGGGTGGTCGGCGCCGGAATTCCGGCGCCGACCACCACCAGCCGCGTCGCCGACTCGTAGGGCGACTCCGCGCCGCCGTCGACGAGACTGGCGGTTCGGCGTAGGCGGCACATCCCCCGGGCACCCGGGTGCTGCCGCATCACGCTCTCGATGTCGTCCGAGGTCAGGCCGGTGGCGTTCATGAGCGCGTCGATCCTCTGCACACCCTCCCGCTCGGACAGCCGACGGCCCAGGTCGAATGCGGTGCGGGCAGGGGTGGTCACGGGCATCCCGGCGATCACGACGACCTCGCCGTCGGCCACGCTGTCAGAGCTGACGATGATGCCCTGCGGCGGCCGCCTATTGGCGTGTATCAACTGAGCCGGCGCATCGGGCTCGATCCACTTGGCACCCAGCAGCGCCGCGGCCGAGAGCCCCGACACCACCGCTTCCCGACCGGACCACAGCCACGCCGCGCGGGCTCTGCCCACCGCGTCCAGCTCGGCACCGCGGGGATGCCACACGCCCGGATGGACGGCTTCGTGGAATCGGCGCAGCTCCCGGAAGATCAGAGTGCCCGCCGCCAGCTGCTCGGATGCCCGAAACGGCGAGTCGATGTGCTTCATGGGGGCGACAGTGCCGACGCCGACCGACGGGTGAGGCGCCCTGGGCCGAGTTATCCACAGCCCGTCGCCGCGAGCGTGCAGCCTAATCCGCCTCCGACGGCGCGTCGCGGATGAAACGACACACTCGCGCCGACGACAGACCTAGACGGGAAGCAGGGAGTCGATCACCGAGGCCAGTTGCTTGGCCGAGCGGCACTCATGCATCGTGATGACGTCCTGGTAGCGCGGGACCGCCGAATCGCCGCTGCCCCACAGATGCTTGGGCTCGGGGTTGAGCCAGTGGGCGTGCCTGCTGGCATTGACCATGTGCGACAGCAGATCCGTCTCCGGATTGCGGTAGTTGTTGCGGCCGTCGCCGAGGACCAGCAGTGAACTGCGCGGTGACAGCACGTTGGGAAACTTGTCCAGGAACGACGAGAACGCGTGGCCATAATCGGAATGCCCGTCGCGGGTGTAGACGGCGGCCTCGCGGGTGATGCGCTGCACGGCGACGGCAAGGTCGGATTCCGGGCCGAAGAGCTCGGTCACCTCGTCCGTGGTGTCGATGAAGGCGAAGACCCGTACGCGCGAGAACTGTTGGCGCAGAGCGTGCACGAGCAGCAGCGTGAAGTGGCTGAAGCCCGCGACCGAACCCGACACGTCGCACAGCACGACCAGCTCGGGTCGGGCCGGGTGCGGCTTCTTGAGCACCACGTCGATGGGCACCCCACCGGTGGACATCGATTTGCGCAGCGTCTTGCGCAGATCGATCTCGCCCGCGCGTGAGCGCCGCCTGCGCGCCGCCAACCGCGTGGCCAGCGTGCGCGCCAGCGGGCCGACCACCCGCCGCATCTGGCGCAGCTGTTCACCCGATGCCCGCAGGAACTCGACGTTCTCGGCGAGCTGGGGCACGCCGTACATCTGCACATGGTCGCGGCCGAGTTGCTCGGCGGTACGCCGCTTGGTCTCCCCTTCGACCATCTTGCGCAGTTGAGCGATGCGTTGCGCGGCAATCGCTTTGGCGATCTGTTCCTGTGTGGGGGTGGGCTCGTCACCATAGGGCGCCAACAGGCCCGCCAGCAGCCGGCCTTCCAGGTCATCGAGGCTCATCGCCTTGAGCGCCTGGTAGGACGAGTAGGACGGTCCGCGGCTGGAGCTGTAGCGGCCGTAGGCTTCGACGATCTGGGCGATCATCGCCGCCAGCCGCTCGTCGATGTTGGCCATGTCTTCGTTGTCGGTCAGCATGTCGACGAGCGCGCTGCGCAACGCCTCGATGTCCTCGGGCGGAAGTCCCTCGCCGTCCTCGGACTCGTCGGCCACCAAGGTCCTGGCGCCCAGGGCCGCCGGAAAGTACAGGTCGAACAGCGCGTCGTAGGTCTCGCGGTGATCCGATCGTCGGAGCACCGCGCACGCGAGCCCTTCACGCAGTACCGCGCGGTCGGCCAACCCGAGCGTGGCCATCACCTGCCCGGCATCCACCGTTTCCGATGGACCCACCGAAATCCCTTGGCCGCGCAAGGCTTCCACGAACTCGACCAGATGGCCGGGGATCCCGTGTGGTGCCAACGGCTGGGGCGGGCGGGTGCGGCGAGGTGGCATTAGTTGAGCCTCAGCTCCCCCGCCGCCTTGGTCTGGTCCGACTGGTGCTTGAGCACGACACCCAGCGTGGCGGCGATCAACTCGTCGTCGATGGTGTCCATGCCCAGCGCCAGCACGGTGCGGCCCCAGTCGATGGTCTCTGCGACCGACGGCAGCTTCTTGAGCTGCATACCTCGCAGCACCCCCACGATGCGCACCAGCTCCTCGGCGAGGCGCTCGGGCAGCTCCGGGACCCGCGACAGCAGGATGCGGCGCTCCAGGTCCGGATCGGGAAAATCGATGTGCAGGAACAGACACCGCCGCTTGAGCGCCTCCGACAGCTCGCGCGTCGCGTTCGACGTCAACACCACCAGCGGTCTGCGCTCGGCGGTGATGGTGCCGAGCTCTGGCACCGTCACCGCGAAATCGCTGAGCACCTCCAGCAACAGACCCTCGATCTCGATGTCGGCCTTGTCGGTCTCGTCGATCAGCAGCACCGTGGGCTCCGTGCGCCGGATCGCGGTGAGCAAGGGACGGGTCAGCAGGAATTCCTCGGAGAACACGTCCATCTTGGTCTGGTCCCAGTCACCGTGACCGCCTTGGCTTCCGGTCTGGATGCGCAGGATCTGCTTGGCGTGATTCCACTCGTACAGCGCGCGCGCCTCGTCGACGCCCTCGTAGCACTGCAGACGCACCAGTTCCGACTCGGTGGCCTGGGCGATCGCGCGGGCGAGCTCGGTCTTGCCGACGCCCGCGGGACCCTCCACCAGCAGCGGCTTACCGAGCCGGTCGGCGAGGAACACCGCGGTGGCCGTTGCGGTGTCGGGCAGATAGCCGGTCTCGGCCAGCCGCCGCGCGACATCGTCGATGTCGGCGAACAGCGGCACCGTACGTGCGGGGACAGTCATGATTGTCTGTGCTCCTGACTTAGGCCGGACGGGTGTGGCCGTCGCCCCACACGATCCATTTGGTCGACGTCAATTCGGGAAGCCCCATCGGTCCACGGGCATGCAGCTTCTGGGTGGAGATGCCGATCTCGGCACCGAAGCCGAACTGCTCCCCGTCGGTGAACGCGGTCGACGCGTTCACCATCACCGCCGCCGCGTCCACTCGCTCGGTGAATCGTTGCGCAGCAGCATGATCGGTCGTGACGATGGCTTCGGTGTGGCCCGTGCCGTACTCGTTGATGTGGTCGATCGCCGAGTCCAGGCCGTCGACAACGAGAAGCGCGATGTCCATGGAGAGGAACTCGGCACGCAGCTCGTCCTCCGACGGGTCGACGTGCACCGTGACGCCGGCCGCCTGCAGTGCATCGGTCAGCCTCGGCACGGCGGCACCGGCGATCGCGGAGTCGATCAACAGCGACTCCGCGGCGTTGCAGACACTCGGCCGCCGCGTCTTGGCGTTCAGAAGAATGCTCTCGGCCATGTCGAGGTCGGCCGATTCATGAACGTAGACATGGCAGTTGCCGACACCCGTTTCGATGGTGGGCACCTGCGCATCACGCACGACGGCGTCGATCAGACCGGCTCCGCCGCGCGGGATGACGACATCGACGAGCCCGCGGGCCTGGATCAGATGCGTGACGCTGGTGCGGTCCTGGCTGGGCAGCAGCTGCACGGCGTCGACGTCGAGACCTTCGGTGGCCAGCGCGGCCCGCAGCGCGTCCACCAACGCTGCGTTGGAGCGGGCGGCCGACGAACTGCCGCGCAGCAGAACGGCGTTGCCGGACTTCAGCGTCAACCCGAAGGCGTCGACGGTGACGTTCGGACGACCCTCGTACACGATGCCGATGACGCCGAGGGGCACCCGCTGCTGACGTAGTTGAAGGCCGTTGGGCAGCGTGCGGCCGCGCAGCACCTCACCGATCGGGTCCGGCAGACCGGCGACCTGCCGCAGACCGTCGGCGATCCCTTCGACGCGGGCGGGATCCAGCGCGAGCCGGTCCAGCATCGCGGTGGCAGTTCCTGCGGCGCGGGCAGCATCGAGATCGGCCTGGTTGGCCTCCAGGATCGCGCGCGTGTTCATCAAGACGTGGTCGGCGGCGGTGCGCAGTGCACTGTTCTTCGCGTCCGTGCGCAGTGTCGCCAGTTCGCGTGCCGCCGCGCGGGCTCGCCGGGCAGCGTCGTGCACCTGCTGGCGCACATCGGAGACAGCGGGGGCCTGGACACTCATCAGGCCAGCGTATCGAACGTGTCCGCGGCATTCGACACGTGTCGACCGGCGCACCCACTAGCGTTGACCGTTATGGCGACCCGGCTCTGCGTGGTGGGCAGTGTCAACGCCGACCTGACGTTCACGGTCGACGCGCTGCCCCGGCCCGGACAGACGATTCTGGCCGGTTCGCTGGTCTCCGCCCCGGGCGGCAAGGGCGGCAACCAGGCGGTCGCAGCCGCGCGGGCCGGCGCCACGGTGCAGCTCGTCGCGGCGTTGGGCACCGACGGTGCCTCCCACCAATTGCGCGATCACCTCAGCGCCAACGGCGTGAGCCTCGACGGTGTGGTCGCGGTGCCGGGACCCAGCGGCTCGGCCGCCATCCTCGTCGACTCCGCGGCCGAGAACTGCATCGTGGTGGCGCCGGGCGCGAACGCACACCTGAGCATGAGCGCACACGGCGTCCAGTCCGTGGTGGCCGACTCCGACGTGGTGCTGATCTCGCTGGAGATTCCGCCTGATACCGCCGTCGCCGCGGCTCGCGTGGGACAGTCCGCCGGGGCGACTGTCGTGGTCAACGCCTCCCCTGCCTTGCTGGATCCTGCCGTGCGGGCCGACCTCGCCGCGGCGGCCGACGTCATTGTCGTCAACGAGACCGAGGCCGACGACTGGCTCGACGACGAC includes the following:
- a CDS encoding FGGY family carbohydrate kinase — encoded protein: MHHILAIDQGTSGTKAVVVDIRAGAAGRVAATAEVTLRPEYLPGGGVEQDAEALYESVVTAGRRALELAGVPVVAVALANQGETVLAWDRDSGRPLTPAIVWQDRRAESLCAAMSDRADEIARRTGLMLDPYFSAPKMAWIRAHLTRDGVVTTTDTWLVHRLCGAFVTDASTASRSLLMALDEVRWDDDLLALFGLAGEALPEIVGSDQIVGSTDVFGSTLPVTGLIVDQQAALLAESCLDAGSAKCTYGTGAFLLAQVGSEPVRSTSGLTTSVAWRLRDETSYCIDGQVYTAASAIRWAVDLGLVPSADQIDSAAADSSDGVLCVPALAGLAAPWWDAAATASFAGMTLSSNRGNLVRALIEGIAAQVTALIDLVADDLGRPLTRLRVDGGLTRSTVLMQAQADLARIPVDVYPSPHATALGAAACAHLAVEPDISVADAVGTWSPQHTFEPRWSDERAADYLDRWRRAAEATLAQEAAQ
- a CDS encoding NAD(P)/FAD-dependent oxidoreductase; this translates as MISDVVVIGAGIVGSAIARALAATRLSVTLVEGRGDVGDGTSKANTALLHTGFDATPGTLESRLVARGYHLLGDYAEQTGIPVERTGAMLVAWTEEESDVLPRLVAKAEGNGYLDCGIVQSDEVYRRVPDLGPGALAGLTVPGESIICTWTTNLALATDAVARGARLLRGARVTEVVAGPEYTTLRTTGGDVRGRWIINAAGLGADLLDAEFGYHRFTVVPRRGELLVFDKLTRPLVPLIVLAVPSSRGKGVLVSPTIYGNVMVGPTSENLQDRTATGTSEQGFEFLVSKGRALMPTLFDDEITASYAGLRASTDHDDYLIDLDAEQRYVLVGGIRSTGLTSGMAIAEYVAGLLADAGVDVTERDDLPPPPRMPNIGEAGLRPYQDAERVAADPEYGRIVCFCERVSAGEIRDAFQSPIPPADLDGLRRRTRVMNGRCQGFYCGAHTQTLLQSGAAR
- a CDS encoding NAD(P)/FAD-dependent oxidoreductase, with protein sequence MSHVAVAVIGGGPSGLTAAATLAPLVDGEVLVLEREAHTGGIPRHSDHLGYGIRDLHRFVSGPAYARRLTTMAADAGAVLETEAMVTGWAGERTMQVTSPRGVRTVSADAVILATGARERPRPARMVPGDRPDGVYTTGQLQNLVHVHHTKVGTKAVVVGAELVSWSAVLTLREAGCATVAMVSGYRRAEAYAAFRSAGRVLMDGPVLTGCRLVAVHGKHRVRSVTVESLTTGERRDIDCDTVIFTGDWIPDHELARTGGLQMDAATRGPVVDTALRTSRPGVFAVGNLLHPVDTADGAALDGRHVATAVQTWLGRSGELAATAAETRIVVEKPFRWVAPQRIAAGAGIPARGDLLLWTDEYRRLPKLRAVQDGRVLATKRTPWPAAPGRIYRAPWTLVADADPKGGAVTVSLA
- a CDS encoding endonuclease domain-containing protein, whose product is MKHIDSPFRASEQLAAGTLIFRELRRFHEAVHPGVWHPRGAELDAVGRARAAWLWSGREAVVSGLSAAALLGAKWIEPDAPAQLIHANRRPPQGIIVSSDSVADGEVVVIAGMPVTTPARTAFDLGRRLSEREGVQRIDALMNATGLTSDDIESVMRQHPGARGMCRLRRTASLVDGGAESPYESATRLVVVGAGIPAPTTQIAVRDRWGRVFARLDMGWPRWKVAVEYDGAQHWTDGRQRAWDIERAVLLEAAGWVIIRVGADLLRRRSDMIVDRVDTAVRARGGW
- a CDS encoding vWA domain-containing protein, which encodes MPPRRTRPPQPLAPHGIPGHLVEFVEALRGQGISVGPSETVDAGQVMATLGLADRAVLREGLACAVLRRSDHRETYDALFDLYFPAALGARTLVADESEDGEGLPPEDIEALRSALVDMLTDNEDMANIDERLAAMIAQIVEAYGRYSSSRGPSYSSYQALKAMSLDDLEGRLLAGLLAPYGDEPTPTQEQIAKAIAAQRIAQLRKMVEGETKRRTAEQLGRDHVQMYGVPQLAENVEFLRASGEQLRQMRRVVGPLARTLATRLAARRRRSRAGEIDLRKTLRKSMSTGGVPIDVVLKKPHPARPELVVLCDVSGSVAGFSHFTLLLVHALRQQFSRVRVFAFIDTTDEVTELFGPESDLAVAVQRITREAAVYTRDGHSDYGHAFSSFLDKFPNVLSPRSSLLVLGDGRNNYRNPETDLLSHMVNASRHAHWLNPEPKHLWGSGDSAVPRYQDVITMHECRSAKQLASVIDSLLPV
- a CDS encoding AAA family ATPase, whose amino-acid sequence is MTVPARTVPLFADIDDVARRLAETGYLPDTATATAVFLADRLGKPLLVEGPAGVGKTELARAIAQATESELVRLQCYEGVDEARALYEWNHAKQILRIQTGSQGGHGDWDQTKMDVFSEEFLLTRPLLTAIRRTEPTVLLIDETDKADIEIEGLLLEVLSDFAVTVPELGTITAERRPLVVLTSNATRELSEALKRRCLFLHIDFPDPDLERRILLSRVPELPERLAEELVRIVGVLRGMQLKKLPSVAETIDWGRTVLALGMDTIDDELIAATLGVVLKHQSDQTKAAGELRLN
- a CDS encoding glutamate-5-semialdehyde dehydrogenase, whose translation is MSVQAPAVSDVRQQVHDAARRARAAARELATLRTDAKNSALRTAADHVLMNTRAILEANQADLDAARAAGTATAMLDRLALDPARVEGIADGLRQVAGLPDPIGEVLRGRTLPNGLQLRQQRVPLGVIGIVYEGRPNVTVDAFGLTLKSGNAVLLRGSSSAARSNAALVDALRAALATEGLDVDAVQLLPSQDRTSVTHLIQARGLVDVVIPRGGAGLIDAVVRDAQVPTIETGVGNCHVYVHESADLDMAESILLNAKTRRPSVCNAAESLLIDSAIAGAAVPRLTDALQAAGVTVHVDPSEDELRAEFLSMDIALLVVDGLDSAIDHINEYGTGHTEAIVTTDHAAAQRFTERVDAAAVMVNASTAFTDGEQFGFGAEIGISTQKLHARGPMGLPELTSTKWIVWGDGHTRPA
- a CDS encoding ribokinase; translation: MATRLCVVGSVNADLTFTVDALPRPGQTILAGSLVSAPGGKGGNQAVAAARAGATVQLVAALGTDGASHQLRDHLSANGVSLDGVVAVPGPSGSAAILVDSAAENCIVVAPGANAHLSMSAHGVQSVVADSDVVLISLEIPPDTAVAAARVGQSAGATVVVNASPALLDPAVRADLAAAADVIVVNETEADDWLDDDGVRVPHLVITRGAQGATHIGAERFDVAAPAVEPVDTTGAGDVFAGVLAATWPEGLRRALQRACAAGALATLVPGAGDCAPYSEAIEDVIDAS